The sequence AGGTGATCGCTCCCGGCGAGACGACCGAACTCACCCGCACGGTCGACAACGCAGGCTATCTCCCGATCGTGGCCGTCCACGAAGCCGAGAGTAACAACGTCGCGATCGGGCCCACCACGCAGACCGTCGGGATCCGATCGAGCGGAGAGACGACGGTCTCGCTGACCGCGCCCGACGAGACCGGATCGTACACACGACACGTCGGCGAGTACCGCTACCTCGCAGTGCTCCCGCCGGCGGCGATCGTCTGGCTACACGGGCTGCACCCGCTCGCCGCGATCGCCGCGGTCAACGTCGTCATCGTAGGCCTCGCCGTCGCGATCGTGCTCGTCGTCTTCGGGCACGACGATCTGCGCCTTCGCTCGGTGGGCGATCACGTTCCCGCCTCGACCCGCCTCGAGCGGAAACTGCGCGAGTGGCTCCGGGAGTGATCCGTTCGCCGACGGCCAATATCGTTATAATGGTCGGATCGGATGAATGAACGAACGAAACTCCGCAGTCAGTCGAGGGGTCAGTGCGGACGATCGGGGGAAGAAACGCCGTACGGGACGGCTTCGAGAGGGGTGTCCAACACGTGATCGATAATCCGCGTCTCGACCTGGTGCTCGCCAAATACGGGCGGTCGATCGTCGTCGTGCTCGTCGGGATCGGCATCCTCGCGTTTCTCGCCTCCGGGTGGGCCGTCGCGACGCCGTCGACGTCGACGAGCCACCAGTACGCCGACGAACGCGTCTCGAGCGACGTCGACACGAGCGCTGTCGTCGTGCAGAACGGAACGCTCTGGAACGAGGGCGACCGACTCGAGAACAGCGGCGTCTACATCCTGAACACGTCGCCGGAACTGACGCTTCGCCCGGAGACCAGGCTGACGAACGCGACCGCGGAGGCGCCCGTCAACGACGGGACCGTGAGCCACGAGCTGACGCTTCGGTTCGAAGCGACTCGCGAGGGTACGGTGTTCTGGAACGAGACCAGGTCGCTCGTCGACGAGTCGCCGGCGGTCGAGAACGGCGTCGCGAGATCGGAGACGACTATCGACGTCGAATCCGTCCGCGATCGACAGCGCGAGATCGAGCGCGAACTGTCCGGCGTCGGGGCCGTCGACGTCCGCCTCGAGTTCCGCGCCGCCTACGATACGGGCGCGGGACGGGGGGTACAGGAGGCGTCGACGACCCTCGAGATTACCGACGACGCCTACTGGGTGGCGGACTCGCTGTCGGCGTCGGACGAACAGCGCTACCGGACGGGAACGACGGAGACGACCGAGTCGCGGAACCTCGGGCTGATCGCCGGCCTCTCGCTGCTCGGAACGCTCTCGCTGGCCGTCGCCGTCTCCCTCGCCCGTCGCTCGCCG comes from Haloterrigena salifodinae and encodes:
- a CDS encoding DUF5305 domain-containing protein; this encodes MIDNPRLDLVLAKYGRSIVVVLVGIGILAFLASGWAVATPSTSTSHQYADERVSSDVDTSAVVVQNGTLWNEGDRLENSGVYILNTSPELTLRPETRLTNATAEAPVNDGTVSHELTLRFEATREGTVFWNETRSLVDESPAVENGVARSETTIDVESVRDRQREIERELSGVGAVDVRLEFRAAYDTGAGRGVQEASTTLEITDDAYWVADSLSASDEQRYRTGTTETTESRNLGLIAGLSLLGTLSLAVAVSLARRSPVDEAAARRAVHERRYAEWISRGSIPMWIGDYHVSLDTLEDVVDVAIDTNERVVHDTQRGLFAVVNDGVVYYYSDRGLWEETAWPEMDLDDGSAVVDADAPLNPEELELEGSDEFSDPDDGFDDDADVWRKL